A genomic window from Dehalococcoidia bacterium includes:
- a CDS encoding YkgJ family cysteine cluster protein — MRQPAIELRPSPEQMRLLTYWSRLERVHRGYAQAATEIETAIGGPICVAKCGLCCHHNSVVAYGIEAELAASWLLGQPRLINPVLDRCHDWLTRRDNRYTYGSKITPELWSDLRGEFEQALQEPCVLLDQETKQCLVHWGRPLVCRAYGVTRVPAPHCPRPLGPAEDIGSRTYWDGRDRSLNLYRDVDKLLKSIIERRYDRQGFFVTMLYERFRAKELAGLLDDGKVPLVKAAVGWGTGYLLLWQEQLERQWRAEAADNSIAEQVPLEDRDGLPVMVMRVGRRRK; from the coding sequence ATGAGACAGCCGGCGATTGAGCTTCGGCCTAGCCCGGAGCAAATGCGCCTGCTGACTTACTGGTCACGCCTCGAGCGAGTGCACCGGGGTTATGCGCAGGCGGCAACCGAGATCGAGACGGCAATAGGCGGGCCGATATGCGTAGCCAAATGCGGCCTATGTTGCCATCATAACTCGGTTGTCGCCTACGGCATCGAGGCCGAGCTGGCGGCCTCGTGGCTCTTGGGGCAGCCGCGGCTGATAAACCCGGTACTGGACCGCTGCCACGACTGGCTCACGCGCCGCGACAACCGGTACACGTACGGCAGCAAGATCACTCCCGAGCTTTGGAGTGACCTGCGTGGCGAGTTCGAGCAGGCATTGCAAGAGCCGTGTGTTCTACTCGATCAAGAGACAAAGCAATGCCTAGTCCATTGGGGTAGGCCGCTGGTGTGTCGCGCGTATGGGGTAACGCGCGTGCCGGCACCGCATTGTCCGCGTCCGCTCGGCCCGGCAGAAGATATCGGCTCGCGCACCTATTGGGACGGGCGGGATCGCAGTCTTAATCTCTATCGCGACGTGGACAAGCTGCTTAAAAGCATAATCGAGCGGCGCTACGACCGGCAGGGATTCTTCGTGACCATGCTCTACGAGCGCTTCCGCGCCAAGGAGCTGGCTGGGCTCCTTGACGACGGCAAAGTGCCCTTGGTCAAGGCGGCGGTAGGCTGGGGCACCGGCTATCTGCTGCTCTGGCAGGAGCAACTCGAGCGACAATGGCGGGCAGAGGCAGCCGATAACTCTATTGCTGAGCAAGTGCCGCTCGAGGACCGCGACGGACTACCGGTTATGGTAATGCGGGTTGGAAGGAGGAGAAAGTGA
- a CDS encoding DUF1360 domain-containing protein — protein sequence MAAPKKEVLVDLLTLLVLSAAVWRLTHLLTIEDGPAAVFARMRIALGAHQDIAGNWYSDTFFGKLASCFWCMSVWASGIILVAYYYVPGAWYVLLTLALSGLAGLAYKATK from the coding sequence ATAGCGGCCCCTAAGAAGGAGGTTCTTGTGGATCTCCTAACCCTCTTGGTTTTGTCCGCGGCTGTGTGGCGCCTAACTCATCTCCTGACCATAGAAGACGGTCCGGCGGCCGTCTTTGCGCGCATGCGGATTGCCTTGGGTGCTCATCAAGATATCGCGGGCAACTGGTACAGCGATACGTTCTTCGGTAAGCTCGCCTCGTGCTTTTGGTGTATGAGTGTTTGGGCGAGTGGTATTATCCTTGTGGCTTATTACTACGTGCCGGGCGCGTGGTATGTGCTCTTGACCTTGGCGCTTTCCGGGCTAGCCGGCCTTGCCTACAAGGCCACAAAATAG